One region of Pogona vitticeps strain Pit_001003342236 chromosome 1, PviZW2.1, whole genome shotgun sequence genomic DNA includes:
- the MPV17 gene encoding mitochondrial inner membrane protein Mpv17 isoform X1 — protein MASLWRAYQRAMARHPWKVQILTAGTLVGAGDVISQQVVERRGLAGHSGRRTLKMMAIGFCFVGPVIGGWYQVLDHLVPGRTRAAALQKMLLDQGGFAPCFLGCFLAVAGVLNGLSMEENWGKIKRDYKDALITNYYIWPAVQVANFYFVPLNHRLAVVQGVAIVWNAYLSWKANQL, from the exons ATGGCGTCCCTGTGGAGAGCCTACCAGCGAGCGATGGCCCGGCACCCGTGGAAGGTGCAGATCCTGACTGCcg GGACTTTGGTGGGTGCTGGAGACGTCATCTCACAGCAGGTGGTGGAGAGGCGGGGGCTCGCTGGACATAGTGGGCGCCggactctgaagatgatggccatCGGCTTTTGCTTTGTG GGCCCAGTCATTGGAGGATGGTACCAGGTGCTGGACCACCTGGTGCCTGGCAGGACTCGGGCGGCTGCGCTCCAGAAGATGCTGCTTGACCAG GGTGGGTTTGCTCCCTGCTTCCTGGGCTGTTTTCTGGCTGTGGCAGGGGTGCTCAATGGGTTGTCCATGGAAGAGAACTGGGGCAAGATCAAGCGG GACTACAAGGATGCTCTGATCACCAACTACTAC aTCTGGCCAGCGGTGCAAGTAGCCAACTTCTACTTTGTCCCCTTGAACCACAG GCTGGCTGTGGTCCAGGGTGTCGCGATTGTTTGGAATGCCTACCTCTCCTGGAAGGCCAACCAGCTGTGa
- the MPV17 gene encoding mitochondrial inner membrane protein Mpv17 isoform X2 has product MASLWRAYQRAMARHPWKVQILTAGTLVGAGDVISQQVVERRGLAGHSGRRTLKMMAIGFCFVGPVIGGWYQVLDHLVPGRTRAAALQKMLLDQDYKDALITNYYIWPAVQVANFYFVPLNHRLAVVQGVAIVWNAYLSWKANQL; this is encoded by the exons ATGGCGTCCCTGTGGAGAGCCTACCAGCGAGCGATGGCCCGGCACCCGTGGAAGGTGCAGATCCTGACTGCcg GGACTTTGGTGGGTGCTGGAGACGTCATCTCACAGCAGGTGGTGGAGAGGCGGGGGCTCGCTGGACATAGTGGGCGCCggactctgaagatgatggccatCGGCTTTTGCTTTGTG GGCCCAGTCATTGGAGGATGGTACCAGGTGCTGGACCACCTGGTGCCTGGCAGGACTCGGGCGGCTGCGCTCCAGAAGATGCTGCTTGACCAG GACTACAAGGATGCTCTGATCACCAACTACTAC aTCTGGCCAGCGGTGCAAGTAGCCAACTTCTACTTTGTCCCCTTGAACCACAG GCTGGCTGTGGTCCAGGGTGTCGCGATTGTTTGGAATGCCTACCTCTCCTGGAAGGCCAACCAGCTGTGa